The following are encoded together in the Azospirillum lipoferum 4B genome:
- the gyrB gene encoding DNA topoisomerase (ATP-hydrolyzing) subunit B: MAQEALKNDLPQSEPQQADYGAESITVLRGLDAVRKRPGMYIGDTDDGSGLHHMVYEVVDNAIDEALAGYCDKVEVLLNADGSVTVRDNGRGIPTDIHSEEGVSAAEVVMTQLHAGGKFNQNSYKVSGGLHGVGVSVVNALSETLDLRIWRGGRTWTMRFRHGVAEAPLADVGEAPMVPEKGKQLSGTEVTFMPSAETFTNIEFDYATLEHRLRELAFLNSGVRLVLTDARGVEPKVQDLHYEGGLEAFVNWLDRSKTPLHKPAITLKNERPTEHGGVVTVECALQWNDSYHETTLCFTNNIPQKDGGTHLAGFRAALTRAINNYATESGIAKKEKVNLSGDDAREGLTCVLSVKVPDPKFSSQTKDKLVSSEVRPVVEAVVGEALAQYFEEHPADARRVVQKVVEAAAAREAARKARELTRRKGALDMASLPGKLADCQERDPAASELFIVEGDSAGGSAKQGRSRQFQAILPLRGKILNVERARFDKMLGSAEIGTLIAALGTGIGRDEFNADKTRYHKIIIMTDADVDGSHIRTLLLTFFFRQMPDLIERGYLYIAQPPLYRIKRGNAKERYLKDDRALEEYLVEAALSDLSVQLSDGTLLIGEELSGLVDQARTARPAIDTLSRKVGNAMVVEQAAVAGTLSANLADDKVTAEAAAKAVAERMNRMDADGGWRGEALPQGGYAVIRARRGVTHRHLFDADLLKSGEARRLDGLAADLKRVFGTAGKAFEKQKETRALTGPVALFDTVMELGRRGVTIQRYKGLGEMNPDQLWETTLDPTKRSLLQVRVSHADQAEEVFSTLMGDVVEPRREFIQDNALKVSNLDV, encoded by the coding sequence ATGGCACAGGAAGCACTGAAGAACGACCTCCCGCAGTCGGAGCCCCAGCAGGCGGACTACGGGGCGGAGTCGATCACCGTTCTGCGCGGGCTCGATGCCGTGCGCAAACGCCCCGGCATGTACATCGGCGACACCGACGACGGGTCCGGCCTGCACCATATGGTGTACGAGGTGGTCGACAACGCCATCGACGAGGCGCTGGCCGGCTATTGCGACAAGGTCGAGGTTCTGCTGAACGCCGACGGATCGGTCACGGTGCGCGACAACGGACGCGGCATCCCGACCGACATCCATTCGGAGGAAGGTGTCTCGGCGGCCGAGGTCGTGATGACCCAGCTGCATGCTGGCGGCAAGTTCAACCAGAACAGCTACAAGGTCTCCGGCGGCCTGCACGGCGTCGGCGTCTCGGTGGTGAACGCCCTGTCCGAAACGCTGGATCTCCGCATCTGGCGCGGCGGCCGCACCTGGACCATGCGCTTCCGCCACGGCGTCGCCGAGGCGCCGCTGGCCGATGTCGGCGAGGCGCCGATGGTGCCGGAGAAGGGCAAGCAGCTGTCGGGCACTGAAGTCACCTTCATGCCCTCCGCCGAGACCTTCACCAACATCGAGTTCGATTACGCCACGCTGGAACACCGGCTGCGCGAGTTGGCCTTCCTCAACTCCGGCGTCCGCCTGGTTCTGACCGACGCGCGCGGGGTGGAGCCGAAGGTGCAGGACCTGCATTACGAAGGCGGCCTGGAAGCCTTCGTCAACTGGCTCGACCGGTCCAAGACGCCGCTGCACAAGCCGGCGATCACCCTGAAGAACGAGCGCCCGACCGAACATGGCGGCGTGGTGACGGTGGAATGCGCGCTGCAGTGGAACGACAGCTACCACGAGACGACGCTGTGCTTCACCAACAACATCCCGCAGAAGGACGGCGGCACCCATCTCGCCGGCTTCCGCGCGGCGCTGACCCGTGCCATCAACAACTATGCGACCGAATCCGGCATCGCCAAGAAGGAGAAGGTCAACCTGTCGGGCGACGACGCCCGTGAAGGCCTGACCTGCGTCCTGTCGGTGAAGGTTCCGGATCCGAAATTCTCCAGCCAGACCAAGGACAAGCTGGTCTCCAGCGAGGTCCGTCCCGTCGTCGAGGCGGTGGTGGGCGAGGCGCTGGCCCAGTATTTCGAGGAACATCCGGCCGACGCCCGCCGCGTCGTCCAGAAGGTGGTGGAGGCCGCCGCCGCCCGCGAGGCCGCCCGCAAGGCGCGCGAGCTGACCCGCCGCAAGGGTGCGCTCGACATGGCCTCGCTGCCCGGCAAGCTGGCCGACTGCCAGGAACGCGACCCGGCGGCGTCGGAGCTGTTCATCGTCGAGGGCGACTCGGCCGGCGGCTCGGCCAAGCAGGGCCGCTCGCGCCAGTTCCAGGCCATCCTGCCCTTGCGCGGCAAGATCCTGAACGTGGAGCGGGCGCGTTTCGACAAGATGCTGGGCTCGGCGGAGATCGGCACGCTGATCGCGGCGCTCGGCACCGGCATCGGCCGCGACGAGTTCAACGCCGACAAGACGCGCTACCACAAGATCATCATCATGACCGACGCGGACGTGGACGGCAGCCACATCCGCACCCTGCTGCTGACCTTCTTCTTCCGGCAGATGCCCGACCTGATCGAGCGCGGCTATCTCTATATCGCCCAGCCGCCGCTCTACCGCATCAAGCGCGGCAACGCCAAGGAACGCTACCTGAAGGACGACCGGGCGCTCGAAGAGTATCTGGTTGAGGCCGCGCTGAGCGACCTGTCGGTCCAGTTGTCGGACGGCACCCTGCTGATTGGCGAGGAGCTGTCCGGTCTGGTCGATCAGGCCCGCACCGCCCGGCCGGCGATCGACACGCTGTCGCGCAAGGTCGGCAACGCCATGGTGGTGGAGCAGGCGGCGGTCGCCGGCACCCTCTCCGCGAATCTTGCCGACGACAAGGTCACCGCCGAAGCCGCGGCCAAGGCGGTGGCGGAGCGGATGAACAGGATGGATGCCGACGGCGGCTGGCGCGGCGAGGCCCTGCCCCAGGGCGGCTATGCCGTGATCCGCGCCCGGCGCGGCGTCACCCATCGCCACCTGTTCGACGCCGACCTGCTGAAGAGCGGCGAGGCGCGCCGGTTGGACGGGCTGGCCGCCGACCTGAAACGGGTGTTCGGCACCGCCGGCAAGGCCTTCGAGAAGCAGAAGGAAACCCGCGCGCTGACCGGCCCGGTCGCCCTGTTCGACACGGTGATGGAGCTGGGACGCCGTGGCGTCACCATCCAGCGCTACAAGGGCCTGGGCGAGATGAACCCGGACCAGCTGTGGGAAACCACGCTGGACCCGACCAAGCGCTCGCTGCTGCAGGTCCGCGTCAGCCATGCCGATCAGGCGGAAGAGGTCTTCTCCACCCTGATGGGCGACGTCGTCGAGCCGCGCCGCGAGTTCATCCAGGACAACGCGCTGAAGGTGTCGAACCTGGACGTCTGA
- a CDS encoding NAD(P)/FAD-dependent oxidoreductase → MQPELDCLVVGGGPAGLTAAIYLARYRRTALVVDEAKSRCAWIPSSHNLAGFTGGIRGTDLLARIRAQAETYGGRIETGSVAALKRIADGFRATLGDGREVDAAAVLLATGVIDGQPRVPHLYEAMQRGLIRVCPICDGYEVIDKRIAVLGHGAQAVGEARFIRTYSPAVTLLTLGEPMTLTVEERIELDAAAIAVIEEPVAAVAAGADQSTRLTLQSGQILDFDTLYSALGITARSGLAEMVGAEMNIDGRLIVDRHQRSSVPGFYAAGDVVSTLNQIAVAMGEAAMAATAIHNDLRRRG, encoded by the coding sequence ATGCAGCCCGAACTCGATTGCCTCGTTGTCGGCGGTGGTCCCGCCGGGTTGACCGCCGCCATCTATCTGGCCCGCTACCGCCGGACGGCGCTGGTGGTGGATGAGGCGAAAAGCCGCTGCGCCTGGATTCCGAGTTCCCACAACCTCGCCGGCTTCACCGGCGGCATCCGTGGCACCGACCTGCTCGCCCGCATCCGCGCCCAGGCCGAGACCTATGGCGGACGCATCGAGACCGGATCGGTCGCCGCGCTGAAGCGCATTGCCGACGGCTTCCGCGCCACGCTGGGCGACGGCAGGGAGGTGGACGCCGCCGCGGTTCTGTTGGCGACCGGGGTCATCGACGGCCAGCCGCGGGTTCCACACCTCTACGAGGCGATGCAGCGCGGCCTGATCCGCGTCTGCCCGATCTGCGACGGCTACGAGGTCATCGACAAGCGGATCGCGGTCCTCGGCCATGGCGCGCAGGCGGTCGGAGAGGCGCGCTTCATCCGCACCTACAGCCCGGCGGTCACGCTGCTGACGCTGGGCGAACCGATGACCCTGACGGTGGAGGAGCGCATCGAGTTGGACGCCGCCGCCATCGCGGTGATCGAGGAGCCGGTGGCGGCGGTCGCTGCCGGGGCGGACCAGAGCACCCGCCTGACCTTGCAGAGCGGGCAAATCCTCGATTTCGACACGCTCTATTCGGCGCTGGGGATCACCGCCCGGTCCGGCCTGGCCGAGATGGTCGGCGCGGAGATGAATATCGACGGACGACTGATCGTCGACCGGCATCAGCGCAGTTCTGTTCCCGGCTTCTATGCCGCCGGCGATGTCGTCTCCACCCTCAACCAGATCGCGGTGGCGATGGGAGAGGCGGCGATGGCCGCCACCGCCATCCACAATGATCTGCGGCGCCGCGGCTGA
- a CDS encoding tetratricopeptide repeat protein: protein MRRGNRLIPADDIGQLLTQAVALHQNGQIADAALLYERVLRRVPRQADALHLLGLIKDQTGAPAEGIALIAQAIAVDGGQPVFRLNLGRILERLNRWAEAAEAYAQAVRLAPFEAEHHRLAAHAATKAGRLDAAAAYLRRMLSLHPNNGDWALALGDVQYDRGRWVEAAGAYGAAVALLPDPTLAAYNLGMSLRNAGRLSEAVAALRIAARHAPLLQEVWEQLLSLHHTSGSDADAAAAGRILLALAPGHGPAAKLMGSACRRLGDAEVAARWLARSVRLDPFDPEISLVLGALRHERGNFAGAERCYRHALALAPASAAALVGHGVTLAGFGRRGEAEAAMRHAVRLVPDDPDTAVNAGSVSHAVRHCSRTEGATVTGEYEKAGDALGWFRRALALRPDSAFAWTNVGAVMADAGRGEEAAVVLHRALAIGAADHEASAWSNLGLACMITGLHAEAVAAFRKSLDIVPGDAAMRSNLLFCLCFTEEAALGEVFAEHRAFERFVRPATRRPPAAPRMPDADRRLRIGYLSPDFQRYPGPGYHFLLPPLTHHDRTGFEIYCYYNDRREDEATRRFREIADGWRACAHLSDEALDAQIRADGIDILVDCGGHMARNRMPLFLGRPAPLQISFPLYPNTTGLTAMDYQFADPLFAPPSADELHSEALIRLPGCVLCYRPAESAYHPPERAPGLADGTFTFGSFNNPTKLNASTIALWARVLHAVPRARLMLKWRGLTSSSLGGRLLAQFAALGIAGDRLILSGTTPDPYESYRRIDCGLDPVFANGGTTTCDSLWMGVPVLSIAGTAAISRWGISLLSAVGLPDLVADDDDSYVALAVRLAGDPDLLAAKRDGLRARMQRSPLMDEQGYTRALEAGYREAWRRRCAGLPAAAIALETMS from the coding sequence ATGAGGCGCGGCAACCGGCTGATCCCAGCGGACGACATCGGCCAGCTTTTGACGCAAGCCGTCGCCCTGCACCAGAACGGTCAGATCGCCGATGCGGCGCTGCTGTATGAACGCGTGCTCCGTCGCGTACCCCGCCAAGCCGACGCGCTGCATCTGCTCGGTTTGATCAAGGACCAGACAGGCGCTCCGGCCGAAGGGATCGCGCTGATCGCCCAGGCAATCGCCGTCGATGGTGGTCAGCCGGTGTTCCGCCTCAACCTCGGCCGTATCCTCGAAAGGCTGAACCGCTGGGCCGAGGCCGCCGAGGCCTATGCCCAGGCCGTCCGCCTGGCGCCCTTCGAAGCCGAGCATCACCGGCTGGCAGCTCATGCGGCGACCAAGGCCGGGCGGCTCGACGCGGCGGCGGCCTATCTCCGGCGCATGCTGTCCCTGCACCCCAACAATGGGGATTGGGCTCTGGCGCTGGGCGACGTCCAGTATGATCGCGGCCGTTGGGTGGAGGCCGCCGGAGCCTATGGTGCCGCCGTTGCGCTGCTCCCCGATCCGACCCTGGCCGCCTACAATCTTGGCATGTCGCTGCGCAATGCCGGGCGCCTGTCCGAAGCGGTGGCTGCTTTGCGGATCGCCGCCCGCCATGCCCCACTGCTCCAGGAGGTTTGGGAACAGCTTCTCTCGCTCCATCACACCAGCGGCAGCGATGCCGATGCGGCAGCGGCCGGTCGCATTCTGCTGGCCTTGGCACCCGGACATGGGCCTGCGGCCAAGCTGATGGGATCCGCCTGCCGCCGTCTCGGCGACGCCGAAGTCGCCGCCCGGTGGCTGGCGCGCTCGGTGAGGCTCGATCCGTTCGATCCAGAGATTTCCCTGGTTCTGGGGGCTCTGCGTCACGAGCGGGGGAACTTCGCCGGTGCGGAGCGCTGCTACCGGCATGCGCTTGCCCTGGCGCCGGCGTCGGCGGCGGCACTGGTCGGGCATGGAGTGACGCTGGCCGGTTTCGGGCGGAGAGGCGAGGCGGAAGCGGCGATGCGCCATGCCGTCCGGCTCGTTCCCGACGATCCCGACACCGCGGTGAACGCCGGTTCGGTCAGCCACGCCGTCCGTCATTGCAGCCGTACCGAAGGAGCAACCGTCACCGGCGAATACGAAAAAGCCGGCGATGCGCTCGGCTGGTTCCGGCGCGCACTCGCCCTGCGGCCCGACAGCGCCTTTGCCTGGACCAATGTCGGGGCGGTGATGGCGGATGCCGGTCGGGGCGAGGAGGCGGCCGTGGTTCTGCATCGGGCCCTGGCGATCGGTGCGGCCGACCATGAGGCGTCCGCCTGGTCCAATCTGGGACTCGCCTGCATGATCACCGGTTTGCATGCCGAAGCGGTGGCGGCATTCCGCAAGTCGTTGGACATCGTTCCCGGCGATGCGGCGATGCGCTCCAACCTGCTGTTCTGCCTGTGCTTCACCGAAGAAGCGGCGTTGGGCGAAGTCTTCGCCGAACACCGCGCCTTCGAGCGTTTCGTCCGGCCCGCCACCCGCCGTCCGCCGGCCGCACCGAGGATGCCGGATGCCGACCGCCGGCTTCGCATCGGCTATCTGTCGCCCGATTTCCAACGCTATCCCGGACCGGGTTATCACTTCCTGCTGCCGCCGCTGACCCATCACGACCGGACCGGCTTCGAAATTTACTGCTATTACAACGACCGGCGCGAGGACGAGGCGACACGGCGCTTCCGGGAGATTGCCGATGGCTGGCGTGCCTGCGCGCATCTGTCGGACGAGGCGCTGGACGCGCAGATCCGGGCCGACGGCATCGACATTCTGGTGGATTGCGGCGGCCATATGGCGCGCAACCGGATGCCGTTGTTCCTCGGCCGGCCGGCACCGCTGCAGATCAGTTTTCCCCTCTATCCCAACACCACCGGGCTGACGGCGATGGATTACCAGTTCGCCGATCCGCTCTTCGCCCCGCCATCCGCCGACGAACTTCACAGCGAGGCGTTGATCCGGCTGCCGGGCTGCGTGCTGTGCTACCGTCCGGCGGAATCGGCGTACCATCCGCCGGAACGGGCGCCCGGTCTGGCGGACGGGACCTTCACCTTCGGCTCCTTCAACAACCCGACCAAGCTCAACGCCTCCACCATCGCGCTGTGGGCGCGGGTTCTGCACGCGGTTCCGCGGGCGCGGCTGATGCTGAAATGGCGCGGACTGACGAGTTCGAGCCTCGGGGGCCGGCTGCTCGCGCAGTTCGCCGCGCTGGGGATCGCGGGGGATCGTCTGATCCTGAGCGGAACGACGCCGGACCCCTACGAGAGCTATCGCCGGATCGATTGCGGACTGGACCCGGTCTTCGCCAATGGCGGCACGACGACCTGCGACAGCCTGTGGATGGGCGTGCCGGTGCTGTCCATCGCCGGGACGGCGGCGATTTCCCGTTGGGGCATCTCGCTGCTGAGCGCCGTCGGCCTGCCCGATCTGGTCGCTGACGACGATGACTCCTATGTGGCGTTGGCCGTGCGCCTGGCCGGCGATCCGGATCTCCTGGCGGCCAAGCGGGACGGGCTGCGCGCACGGATGCAGCGGTCGCCGCTGATGGACGAGCAGGGCTATACGCGGGCATTGGAGGCCGGCTATCGCGAGGCGTGGCGGCGGCGGTGCGCCGGTCTTCCGGCGGCGGCTATCGCCCTGGAAACCATGTCATGA
- a CDS encoding FkbM family methyltransferase: MTDSSSASSHPTGPPATDLLGETGTNRLVHTRHGFMLFNRHDTVVGRSLAYYGEYFESEVRLFRQLVRPGDVVIDAGANIGAHTLALARAAGPSGRVLAFEPVRLNHQLLCANMALNSLTQVECVQAALGETDGMLALDDVAMEAEGNFGGIALDAIPGETAVPQRRLDDVRIPGRLRLIKIDVEGMETGVLLGALGLIRRLRPALYVENDRAEKSPELIRLLQELGYSCYWYVTPFHNPDNFFRQSEPLYETGFVDDGTRLHGRGLGINLLCIPSETGGRIAGLPPVLGPEEHPLLRDCNPRFTGGR; encoded by the coding sequence ATGACCGACTCATCCTCCGCGTCCTCGCACCCTACCGGTCCGCCGGCCACCGACCTGCTCGGGGAGACCGGCACCAACCGGCTGGTCCATACGCGGCATGGCTTCATGCTGTTCAATCGGCACGACACGGTCGTCGGCCGCTCGCTGGCCTATTACGGCGAGTATTTCGAAAGCGAGGTCCGGCTGTTCCGCCAGCTGGTCCGGCCGGGCGACGTGGTGATCGATGCCGGCGCCAACATCGGTGCCCACACGCTGGCACTGGCGCGGGCCGCCGGACCGTCGGGGCGGGTGCTGGCCTTCGAACCGGTCCGGCTGAACCACCAGCTGCTCTGCGCCAACATGGCGCTGAACTCCCTCACGCAGGTGGAGTGCGTGCAGGCGGCGCTCGGCGAAACCGACGGCATGCTGGCGCTCGACGATGTGGCGATGGAGGCGGAGGGCAACTTCGGCGGTATCGCGCTGGACGCCATTCCGGGCGAAACGGCGGTTCCGCAGCGGCGGCTGGACGATGTCCGCATTCCCGGCCGGCTGCGCCTGATCAAGATCGACGTGGAGGGGATGGAGACCGGCGTGCTGCTTGGCGCCCTCGGCTTGATCCGCCGGCTGCGTCCGGCCCTCTACGTCGAGAACGACCGGGCCGAGAAATCGCCGGAGCTGATCCGGCTGCTCCAGGAGCTTGGCTACAGCTGCTATTGGTACGTCACGCCCTTCCACAATCCGGACAATTTTTTCCGGCAGAGCGAACCGCTCTACGAGACCGGCTTCGTCGATGACGGCACCCGGCTGCATGGGCGGGGCCTGGGGATCAACCTGCTGTGCATCCCCAGCGAAACCGGCGGGCGGATCGCCGGTCTGCCGCCGGTGCTCGGCCCCGAGGAGCATCCGCTGCTGCGGGACTGCAATCCGCGCTTCACCGGCGGCCGTTGA
- a CDS encoding glycosyltransferase family 9 protein, whose protein sequence is MTAGPSTAPPAFDLSAAQRILVVKLDEAGDLILATPFLRGLRASAPQASITLAVRPPLAELALRCPWVDGVVLPMAKPDGRGLDFRGATPEALARFMADFRAGFDLAVVPRYDLDRHGATTLVAASRARLSLGYSERVTPWKAEGNAGFDRAYTHVLAASPGMHEVEHNLALLAHLGGRTDGAWADGEAVALCLTEADRAAALRLTADGRRLIAVAPGTASPRRNYPPALLATVTSRLCNGLDADVLLLGTGEDAAAAAAIAEALPGRVRDLTGRTSLPEAAAVIERAALLLAMDSGPAHLAAAVGTPVAVFSCHPVGGDPTFIHAPERFRPWTHRALVLQPAAPVPPCTDACRDVGAHCIAAIEPERAATAILDFLAALSATTEVSR, encoded by the coding sequence ATGACAGCCGGTCCCTCCACCGCCCCTCCCGCTTTCGACCTGTCGGCGGCACAACGCATTCTGGTGGTCAAGCTCGACGAGGCGGGTGATCTCATCCTCGCCACGCCTTTCCTGCGCGGATTGCGGGCGAGCGCGCCGCAGGCCAGCATCACCCTGGCGGTCCGCCCGCCGCTGGCGGAGTTGGCTCTGCGCTGCCCGTGGGTGGACGGAGTCGTTCTGCCGATGGCCAAGCCGGACGGGCGCGGTCTCGATTTCCGCGGAGCGACACCGGAGGCGCTTGCGCGCTTCATGGCGGATTTCCGGGCCGGCTTCGATCTAGCGGTCGTGCCGCGCTACGATCTCGACCGCCATGGCGCAACGACGCTGGTCGCCGCCAGCCGGGCGCGGCTGTCGCTCGGCTATTCGGAGCGGGTGACACCCTGGAAGGCGGAGGGCAACGCCGGCTTCGACCGCGCCTACACCCATGTGCTGGCGGCGTCGCCGGGGATGCACGAGGTGGAGCATAATCTGGCCCTGCTGGCCCATCTCGGCGGCCGGACGGATGGAGCCTGGGCGGACGGGGAAGCCGTTGCGCTGTGCCTGACCGAGGCCGACCGCGCGGCGGCCCTGCGGCTGACGGCGGACGGGCGGCGGCTGATCGCGGTGGCGCCCGGAACGGCATCGCCGCGCCGCAACTATCCGCCGGCCCTGCTCGCCACCGTGACAAGCCGGCTGTGCAATGGGCTGGACGCCGATGTCCTGCTGCTGGGAACCGGAGAGGACGCCGCGGCGGCCGCGGCGATTGCCGAGGCTCTTCCCGGACGCGTTCGTGACCTCACAGGCCGGACCAGCTTGCCCGAGGCAGCGGCGGTGATAGAACGGGCGGCGCTTCTGCTGGCGATGGATTCCGGGCCGGCCCATTTGGCGGCAGCGGTGGGCACGCCGGTGGCGGTGTTTTCCTGCCATCCGGTCGGTGGCGATCCGACCTTCATCCATGCGCCGGAGCGCTTCCGTCCCTGGACCCACCGTGCCCTGGTGTTGCAACCGGCGGCGCCGGTGCCGCCCTGTACCGATGCCTGTCGCGATGTCGGTGCGCACTGCATCGCCGCCATAGAGCCGGAGCGGGCGGCAACGGCTATTCTCGACTTCCTCGCTGCCCTGTCCGCCACGACCGAGGTGTCGCGATGA